A stretch of the Vigna radiata var. radiata cultivar VC1973A chromosome 7, Vradiata_ver6, whole genome shotgun sequence genome encodes the following:
- the LOC106769217 gene encoding uncharacterized protein LOC106769217, translated as MEHQHAEADTGDVSSATAVLLGALAPGVNGPTWITLKSTFLMLGVCLAVMLALAFSSSDSWLMFHVAFLVLICLTLFFLLSWFLAETGLVSVEHQMREMGLEHKDHSENLKSK; from the exons ATGGAACATCAGCACGCAGAAGCAGATACTGGAGATGTATCATCAGCGACAGCAGTTCTTCTAGGAGCACTAGCTCCTGGTGTTAAC GGTCCTACATGGATTACTTTAAAGTCGACTTTTCTAATGTTGGGTGTCTGTCTTGCTGTTATGCTGGCCTTGGCATTCTCTTCCAGTGATTCATGGTTGATGTTCCATGTTGCATTCTTAGTTCTAATTTGCCTCACCCTATTCTTCCTTCTCAGCTG GTTTCTTGCAGAAACTGGTTTAGTTTCTGTTGAGCATCAAATGCGTGAGATGGGATTAGAGCATAAGGATCATTCAGAGAACCTAAAGAGCAAATGA
- the LOC106769216 gene encoding 30S ribosomal protein S5, chloroplastic: protein MAAPSLSSALNSLSLSASSRFSLLPSPPHTVSLLFAKPQHHPSLLCAKCKPSDDIDTSFFDNVNPLEDIDFNPPEPPEGFVAPPSFDDGPLETEDEIAAAYEELYGPAFSGVSVLGNDVFETDALVKQDTGFGSGSKKEKVRDGFEERVVQVRRVTKVVKGGKQLRFRAVVIVGDKKGQVGVGVGKAKEVVAAVQKSASNARRNIVKVPMTKYSTFPHRSDGDYGAAKVMLRPASPGTGVIAGGAVRIVLEMAGVENALGKQLGSNNALNNARATVIAVQKMKQFREVAEERGIPMEELWK, encoded by the exons ATGGCCGCACCTTCGCTTTCCTCCGCTCTCAATTCCCTCTCCCTCTCCGCCTCTTCCCGCTTCTCTCTCCTCCCTTCGCCGCCGCACACCGTCTCCCTCCTCTTCGCCAAACCCCAACACCACCCCTCCCTCCTCTGCGCCAAATGCAAACCCTCCGATGACATCGACACCTCCTTCTTCGACAACGTCAACCCATTGGAAGACATTGACTTCAACCCCCCAGAGCCCCCGGAGGGATTTGTCGCCCCTCCCTCCTTCGACGATGGCCCCCTCGAGACGGAGGACGAGATCGCCGCAGCCTATGAGGAGCTCTACGGCCCCGCCTTCAGCGGCGTTTCCGTGCTTGGGAATGACGTCTTCGAAACGGACGCCCTGGTGAAGCAGGACACGGGGTTCGGGTCCGGCTCGAAGAAGGAGAAGGTCCGCGACGGGTTCGAAGAGAGGGTGGTCCAGGTGAGGAGGGTGACGAAGGTTGTTAAGGGAGGGAAGCAGTTGCGCTTCAGAGCTGTCGTCATTGTCGGCGACAAGAAGGGCCAAGTCGGCGTCGGAGTTGGCAAGGCCAAGGAAGTCGTCGCCGCCGTTCAGAAGTCGGCCTCCAATGCCAGGAGGAACATCGTAAAGGTGCCAATGACTAAGTACTCCACTTTTCCCCACAG ATCTGATGGAGATTATGGAGCAGCGAAGGTGATGCTTAGACCTGCTTCTCCCGGTACTGGAGTTATTGCAGGTGGGGCTGTGAGAATTGTTCTTGAAATGGCGGGAGTTGAGAATGCTTTGGGAAAGCAACTAGGGAGTAATAATGCACTGAACAATGCCAGAGCAACCGTTATTGCTGTGCAGAAAATGAAGCAGTTTCGAGAGGTTGCTGAGGAGCGCGGTATTCCCATGGAAGAATTATGGAAGTAA